The Bombus huntii isolate Logan2020A chromosome 11, iyBomHunt1.1, whole genome shotgun sequence genome includes a window with the following:
- the LOC126871162 gene encoding troponin C, isoallergen Bla g 6.0201-like: MDDLTKDQIALLKKAFDAFDHDKKGSIGTDMVGTILTMLGYELSEKTLKEIITEVDEDGSGQLEFEEFCTLAARFLVEEDSEAMQQELREAFRLYDKEGNGYITTAVFRDILHELDDKLTPQELDMMIEEIDADGSGTLDFDEFMEVMTGGDE; the protein is encoded by the exons ATG GATGATCTGACCAAGGATCAAATTGCTC TGCTGAAAAAGGCCTTCGATGCCTTCGACCACGACAAGAAGGGTAGCATTGGTACCGACATGGTGGGTACCATATTGACGATGTTGGGCTACGAGTTGAGCGAGAAGACGCTAAAGGAAATCATTACAGAAGTAGACGAAGATG GATCCGGACAATTGGAATTCGAAGAGTTCTGCACCCTTGCTGCCAGATTCTTAGTGGAGGAAGATTCGGAGGCGATGCAACAGGAGTTACGCGAGGCATTTCGCTTATATGACAAAGAAGGCAATGGCTACATAACAACCGCAGTGTTTCGTGACATTCTTCACGAGCTGGACGACAAATTGACACCACAGGAGTTGGACATGATGATCGAGGAGATCGACGCCGATGGTTCAGGAACGCTTGACTTCGATG AGTTTATGGAAGTTATGACCGGTGGTGACGAGTAG
- the LOC126871161 gene encoding troponin C, isoallergen Bla g 6.0101-like isoform X1 has translation MDDIQLSKDQISQLKMGFDAFDPDKKGIISTDSVGTILGMMGMRIPTDQLHLTISEYDPFGSGEIGFQEFCSLASQFMEEDTDMEAMQQELREAFRLYDREGNGYITTDVFRDILHELDDALSPEELDMIIDEVDADGSGTVDFEEFMEVMTG, from the exons ATG GATGACATTCAACTTAGCAAGGATCAAATTTCAC AACTGAAAATGGGATTCGATGCATTCGATCCTGACAAAAAGGGAATCATCAGCACCGACTCGGTCGGTACCATTCTTGGAATGATGGGTATGAGAATACCAACCGATCAATTGCATTTGACCATTTCTGAATACGACCCTTTTG GATCTGGAGAAATTGGTTTCCAAGAATTTTGTAGCCTGGCCTCCCAATTCATGGAGGAGGACACTGATATGGAGGCAATGCAGCAGGAGTTACGCGAAGCTTTCCGCTTGTACGATCGAGAGGGAAACGGTTATATTACCACCGATGTGTTTAGGGACATTCTTCATGAACTAGACGACGCACTATCTCCCGAGGAGCTGGACATGATCATCGATGAGGTGGACGCTGATGGTTCAGGAACGGTCGACTTTGAGG AATTCATGGAGGTCATGACAGGCTAA
- the LOC126871161 gene encoding troponin C, isoallergen Bla g 6.0101-like isoform X2: MGFDAFDPDKKGIISTDSVGTILGMMGMRIPTDQLHLTISEYDPFGSGEIGFQEFCSLASQFMEEDTDMEAMQQELREAFRLYDREGNGYITTDVFRDILHELDDALSPEELDMIIDEVDADGSGTVDFEEFMEVMTG; the protein is encoded by the exons ATGGGATTCGATGCATTCGATCCTGACAAAAAGGGAATCATCAGCACCGACTCGGTCGGTACCATTCTTGGAATGATGGGTATGAGAATACCAACCGATCAATTGCATTTGACCATTTCTGAATACGACCCTTTTG GATCTGGAGAAATTGGTTTCCAAGAATTTTGTAGCCTGGCCTCCCAATTCATGGAGGAGGACACTGATATGGAGGCAATGCAGCAGGAGTTACGCGAAGCTTTCCGCTTGTACGATCGAGAGGGAAACGGTTATATTACCACCGATGTGTTTAGGGACATTCTTCATGAACTAGACGACGCACTATCTCCCGAGGAGCTGGACATGATCATCGATGAGGTGGACGCTGATGGTTCAGGAACGGTCGACTTTGAGG AATTCATGGAGGTCATGACAGGCTAA
- the LOC126871149 gene encoding leucine-rich repeat transmembrane protein FLRT3-like isoform X2 → MFAKKLQISSTLVSRSQDLLSLGWRKLLVPVSLFGVIALLFCLCYIFWDTMDYKIMENNVFIQDLNSAIKENSTLSQHSLNDTMQHKTDSGTVVSEFIENNFKAICKDTTSVKLSLIKCKFPENMLRKNWLCTNLSIEELTFERCFLSKIEDNAFSSSIYEQTKKISMINNELVSLRKAMFRHLKMLEVLSINENIVKSAEFNLLEEVAGSLTTLDLRQAIDDRKVLRNITGGNALSKLELLSLWGNSISVIDAELFVGVPMVKSLYLHASNIETVSQDTLQPIASSILQITLYSNNIVSLPQGLLDHVVDSNKCFGMFMYDNPWHCDCSLKWLQDFMQNQYICMDQSNVVNSDRKIPICKTPQEKAGKPFTTVDFCSQSTINSTISTTTLKSTKHDWIQTTTITPTKGINNQTTQTPDTTNRMVHVNCSLTYTYIQTANTRKLLSTDVLQFPPRFPHFYVSKVSDRSILVNLPDLNKKITLLWFDNNNVDSSLGCAKNVKYSYLLQNIDSQATYTICLLDDNGDNVSPLNCLAVTTRPTYEYRTWLTNADKSLVFPLLISSLILLFFVGAFLSFLLIRRYPTLLRGNKRIMLVKRRNVDAIVLPKGVDMDEEKQRKSISVSYVSKLYEDGYVTPLPPERMLLPRRSRISRTSSQSDRNSYVSEVETIESQLAFWKLKSELEKQKSIAPPLPPHPSNLIPSVSWGIDTKDDRDYEVFNLNSVIPDAY, encoded by the exons ATGTTCgctaaaaaattacaaatatccTCCACCTTGGTTTCCAGATCTCAGGATTTACTGAG TTTAGGATGGCGAAAGCTTCTAGTGCCCGTTTCGTTGTTTGGAGTAATTGCACTTTTATTCTGCTTGTGCTACATATTTTGGGATACGATGGATTATAAGATAATGGAGAACAACGTTTTCATCCAAGATCTAAATAGCGCtataaaggaaaattcaaCATTGTCCCAACACAGTTTGAATGACACTATGCAACACAAAACTG ATTCTGGAACAGTGGTGTCAGAGTTCATCGAGAACAATTTCAAg GCTATCTGCAAGGATACAACATCCGTGAAATTGTCACTTATCAAATGCAAATTCCCCGAGAACATGCTTCGGAAGAATTGGCTGTGCACCAACTTGTCGATCGAAGAGTTGACGTTCGAGCGTTGCTTCCTCAGCAAAATAGAGGATAACGCGTTTTCGTCGTCCATTTATGAACAGACGAAGAAGATCTCTATGATCAACAACGAACTCGTCTCTTTGCGCAAGGCGATGTTCCGTCACCTTAAAATGTTAGAGGTGTTGAGTATTAACGAAAATATCGTCAAGTCGGCTGAATTTAATTTGCTCGAAGAGGTGGCGGGTTCTTTGACCACGCTGGACCTGCGCCAAGCCATCGACGATCGAAAGGTGCTTCGAAACATAACGGGCGGAAACGCGTTGTCAAAGCTTGAATTATTGTCTTTATGGGGGAACTCCATATCCGTGATCGATGCTGAATTGTTCGTCGGTGTGCCAATGGTGAAATCGCTTTATCTGCACGCCTCGAACATTGAGACAGTGTCACAAGATACTTTGCAACCGATAGCTTCATCCATATTGCAAATAACGCTGTACAGCAACAATATTGTCTCGTTACCACAGGGACTGCTAGACCACGTGGTTGATTCGAATAAATGCTTTGGTATGTTTATGTACGACAATCCTTGGCACTGCGATTGTAGTTTAAAATGGTTACAGGATTTCATGCAAAATCAGTATATCTGTATGGACCAGTCGAATGTAGTAAATTCGGatagaaaaattccaattTGTAAGACGCCTCAGGAAAAAGCCGGGAAGCCATTTACGACAGTGGATTTCTGTTCTCAGTCAACCATCAATTCCACCATATCCACCACGACACTTAAATCTACTAAACACGATTGGATCCAAACTACTACTATTACTCCGACTAAAGGTATAAACAATCAAACCACCCAGACACCAGATACAACCAATAGGATGGTCCACGTAAATTGCAGTCTCacctatacatatatacaaactGCTAATACACGCAAACTTTTATCCACCGATGTTCTTCAGTTTCCTCCGCGATTTCCCCATTTCTATGTCTCGAAGGTCTCAGACCGCAGCATACTCGTGAATCTGCCCGACCTGAACAAAAAAATCACGCTGCTCTGGTTCGACAACAATAACGTCGACAGCTCGCTCGGCTGTGCAAAAAATGTGAAGTACTCTTATCTGCTGCAGAATATCGATTCGCAGGCAACGTATACTATCTGTTTGCTTGACGATAACGGAGACAACGTATCACCGTTGAACTGTTTGGCTGTAACTACTAGGCCCACTTACGAGTACAGGACCTGGTTGACGAACGCAGACAAGAGCTTGGTCTTCCCTCTATTGATATCGTCGTTAATTCTACTGTTCTTCGTCGGTGCTTTCCTCTCGTTCCTGCTGATAAGGCGATACCCAACATTGCTTCGCGGTAACAAACGGATCATGTTGGTGAAACGCAGGAACGTGGACGCCATTGTGCTTCCAAAGGGCGTCGATATGGATGAggagaaacagagaaaatCAATCTCTGTTTCTTACGTTAGCAAGCTTTACGAGGATGGCTACGTTACGCCTTTGCCTCCGGAGAGAATGCTGCTTCCTCGAAGATCGAGAATATCTAGAACAAGCTCTCAAAGCGACAGAAATAGTTACGTGTCAGAGGTTGAGACAATAGAGTCGCAACTAGCTTTTTGGAAACTGAAGAGCGAGCTGGAGAAACAGAAATCAATTGCTCCTCCATTACCACCACATCCTTCCAACTTAATTCCTTCCGTTTCTTGGGGAATAGATACAAAGGACGACCGTGATTATGAAGTTTTTAACTTAAATTCCGTAATACCTGATGCCTACTAG
- the LOC126871149 gene encoding leucine-rich repeat transmembrane protein FLRT3-like isoform X1 encodes MFAKKLQISSTLVSRSQDLLSLGWRKLLVPVSLFGVIALLFCLCYIFWDTMDYKIMENNVFIQDLNSAIKENSTLSQHSLNDTMQHKTGKTYCQTGPSCNTITCSSIPQDSGTVVSEFIENNFKAICKDTTSVKLSLIKCKFPENMLRKNWLCTNLSIEELTFERCFLSKIEDNAFSSSIYEQTKKISMINNELVSLRKAMFRHLKMLEVLSINENIVKSAEFNLLEEVAGSLTTLDLRQAIDDRKVLRNITGGNALSKLELLSLWGNSISVIDAELFVGVPMVKSLYLHASNIETVSQDTLQPIASSILQITLYSNNIVSLPQGLLDHVVDSNKCFGMFMYDNPWHCDCSLKWLQDFMQNQYICMDQSNVVNSDRKIPICKTPQEKAGKPFTTVDFCSQSTINSTISTTTLKSTKHDWIQTTTITPTKGINNQTTQTPDTTNRMVHVNCSLTYTYIQTANTRKLLSTDVLQFPPRFPHFYVSKVSDRSILVNLPDLNKKITLLWFDNNNVDSSLGCAKNVKYSYLLQNIDSQATYTICLLDDNGDNVSPLNCLAVTTRPTYEYRTWLTNADKSLVFPLLISSLILLFFVGAFLSFLLIRRYPTLLRGNKRIMLVKRRNVDAIVLPKGVDMDEEKQRKSISVSYVSKLYEDGYVTPLPPERMLLPRRSRISRTSSQSDRNSYVSEVETIESQLAFWKLKSELEKQKSIAPPLPPHPSNLIPSVSWGIDTKDDRDYEVFNLNSVIPDAY; translated from the exons ATGTTCgctaaaaaattacaaatatccTCCACCTTGGTTTCCAGATCTCAGGATTTACTGAG TTTAGGATGGCGAAAGCTTCTAGTGCCCGTTTCGTTGTTTGGAGTAATTGCACTTTTATTCTGCTTGTGCTACATATTTTGGGATACGATGGATTATAAGATAATGGAGAACAACGTTTTCATCCAAGATCTAAATAGCGCtataaaggaaaattcaaCATTGTCCCAACACAGTTTGAATGACACTATGCAACACAAAACTGGTAAGACCTATTGTCAAACTGGTCCATCATGTAATACAATAACCTGTTCGTCTATCCCGCAAGATTCTGGAACAGTGGTGTCAGAGTTCATCGAGAACAATTTCAAg GCTATCTGCAAGGATACAACATCCGTGAAATTGTCACTTATCAAATGCAAATTCCCCGAGAACATGCTTCGGAAGAATTGGCTGTGCACCAACTTGTCGATCGAAGAGTTGACGTTCGAGCGTTGCTTCCTCAGCAAAATAGAGGATAACGCGTTTTCGTCGTCCATTTATGAACAGACGAAGAAGATCTCTATGATCAACAACGAACTCGTCTCTTTGCGCAAGGCGATGTTCCGTCACCTTAAAATGTTAGAGGTGTTGAGTATTAACGAAAATATCGTCAAGTCGGCTGAATTTAATTTGCTCGAAGAGGTGGCGGGTTCTTTGACCACGCTGGACCTGCGCCAAGCCATCGACGATCGAAAGGTGCTTCGAAACATAACGGGCGGAAACGCGTTGTCAAAGCTTGAATTATTGTCTTTATGGGGGAACTCCATATCCGTGATCGATGCTGAATTGTTCGTCGGTGTGCCAATGGTGAAATCGCTTTATCTGCACGCCTCGAACATTGAGACAGTGTCACAAGATACTTTGCAACCGATAGCTTCATCCATATTGCAAATAACGCTGTACAGCAACAATATTGTCTCGTTACCACAGGGACTGCTAGACCACGTGGTTGATTCGAATAAATGCTTTGGTATGTTTATGTACGACAATCCTTGGCACTGCGATTGTAGTTTAAAATGGTTACAGGATTTCATGCAAAATCAGTATATCTGTATGGACCAGTCGAATGTAGTAAATTCGGatagaaaaattccaattTGTAAGACGCCTCAGGAAAAAGCCGGGAAGCCATTTACGACAGTGGATTTCTGTTCTCAGTCAACCATCAATTCCACCATATCCACCACGACACTTAAATCTACTAAACACGATTGGATCCAAACTACTACTATTACTCCGACTAAAGGTATAAACAATCAAACCACCCAGACACCAGATACAACCAATAGGATGGTCCACGTAAATTGCAGTCTCacctatacatatatacaaactGCTAATACACGCAAACTTTTATCCACCGATGTTCTTCAGTTTCCTCCGCGATTTCCCCATTTCTATGTCTCGAAGGTCTCAGACCGCAGCATACTCGTGAATCTGCCCGACCTGAACAAAAAAATCACGCTGCTCTGGTTCGACAACAATAACGTCGACAGCTCGCTCGGCTGTGCAAAAAATGTGAAGTACTCTTATCTGCTGCAGAATATCGATTCGCAGGCAACGTATACTATCTGTTTGCTTGACGATAACGGAGACAACGTATCACCGTTGAACTGTTTGGCTGTAACTACTAGGCCCACTTACGAGTACAGGACCTGGTTGACGAACGCAGACAAGAGCTTGGTCTTCCCTCTATTGATATCGTCGTTAATTCTACTGTTCTTCGTCGGTGCTTTCCTCTCGTTCCTGCTGATAAGGCGATACCCAACATTGCTTCGCGGTAACAAACGGATCATGTTGGTGAAACGCAGGAACGTGGACGCCATTGTGCTTCCAAAGGGCGTCGATATGGATGAggagaaacagagaaaatCAATCTCTGTTTCTTACGTTAGCAAGCTTTACGAGGATGGCTACGTTACGCCTTTGCCTCCGGAGAGAATGCTGCTTCCTCGAAGATCGAGAATATCTAGAACAAGCTCTCAAAGCGACAGAAATAGTTACGTGTCAGAGGTTGAGACAATAGAGTCGCAACTAGCTTTTTGGAAACTGAAGAGCGAGCTGGAGAAACAGAAATCAATTGCTCCTCCATTACCACCACATCCTTCCAACTTAATTCCTTCCGTTTCTTGGGGAATAGATACAAAGGACGACCGTGATTATGAAGTTTTTAACTTAAATTCCGTAATACCTGATGCCTACTAG
- the LOC126871316 gene encoding uncharacterized protein LOC126871316 — MKNSAFLASFILYCGLFSQNVIVSHAKRPPFPPEIIHDCMDRENITTKELMILDSSPVETIKLLDSNREDFRNIGCFLACAFQQHGDMSGSTMNVQTMIDRMHGMHHGHIDANPFFANALQTCADSLGGTDDECEAALTFHMCLMEAFHNRS, encoded by the exons ATGAAGAATTCAGCATTTCTTGCTTCGTTTATCCTCTATTGC GGTCTTTTCAGTCAAAATGTAATTGTGTCACACGCGAAACGTCCACCTTTTCCTCCCGAAATAATACATGATTGTATGGATCGTGAAAACATAACAACTA aaGAATTGATGATACTTGATAGTTCACCGGTTGAGACAATCAAATTACTAGACAGCAATAGAGAAGACTTCAGAAATATCGGATGTTTCTTAGCTTGCGCCTTCCAACAACATGGcgac ATGTCAGGATCTACTATGAATGTACAAACAATGATAGATCGTATGCACGGAATGCATCACGGTCACATAGACGCCAATCCGTTTTTCGCTAATGCCTTGCAAACATGTGCAGATTCGC TTGGAGGAACAGACGACGAATGCGAAGCGGCTCTTACCTTCCACATGTGCTTGATGGAAGCTTTCCATAATAGATCCtaa
- the LOC126871152 gene encoding organic cation transporter protein-like isoform X1: MPVFQKYEIIYLRMISRENMPANGGNDRGRMKDTDPLLEALDKLGYGSSFLWIIFIFTLTPTIFNGMHSMSYIFIAETPTHWCAIPSLTAANWTDEEIRNISSTTSCTMYDYNYEDFAYIGFEKALEYKMSNPLPKSISCEVRSFANDIDGTSLVQDWDLVCDKTAARSSTHMALSLGKLLGSALFGVIADKYGRKICYVIGIIMLITSGPAGAIVPWYWGFIISRVVNGASHAAIQYSSFTTLTEVANEKHRQWMGIAYNVGYATGIVIVPGVAYLLHEWRYIQLAISLPALLLLIHLWLMPESPRWLIAHNRRQEAKSLIDRASKGSPDAEMSTSLTPTIRIQELKQESKDSKEGLHKSIKGFWVLLSNSELRKRILITNFTWMTASLTYYALALNVNNFSTNRYIYVLVMGLTEIPAYLIPTPILMIMGRRPGSASLYVIATLCLLCILAIPTTESDVIMTVSLIGRFSASAAYGIVILYSSELFPTVCRNSAVGTNSAMSHVGSVAAPYVADLLGAVVWWGPTTLCGGLALIASILCSILPETRGRPLANTVDEEITEERENVSFYNACKTHSSNEARSICISNKSVTVF; the protein is encoded by the exons ATGCCTGTTTTCCaaaagtatgaaattatttacCTTCGTATGATTTCTAGAGAAAACATGCCCGCCAATGGAGGTAATGATAGAGGAAGAATGAAAGACACGGATCCGCTGCTCGAAGCGCTTGATAAACTCGGATATGGGTCCAGCTTTTTATGgataatattcatttttacaCTGACACCGACGATATTCAATGGGATGCACTCCATGTCTTATATCTTTATTGCCGAA ACTCCCACACATTGGTGTGCAATACCAAGTTTGACTGCCGCGAATTGGACGGACGAAGAAATAAGAAACATCTCATCGACCACTTCATGTACTATGTACGATTATAATTATGAAGACTTTGCGTATATTGGATTCGAGAAAGCGTTAGAATATAAAATGTCGAATCCTCTACCTAAGTCGATTTCCTGTGAAGTAAGGAGTTTCGCAAATGATATCGATGGAACTTCTCTCGTGCAAGAT tgGGATTTGGTGTGCGACAAAACCGCGGCCCGTTCGAGCACGCACATGGCTTTGTCCCTTGGAAAATTATTGGGTAGCGCTTTGTTCGGAGTCATCGCAGATAAATATGGGCGAAAAATCTGTTACGTTATTGGAATAATAATGTTAATCACCTCTGGTCCAGCTGGTGCGATCGTGCCGTGGTATTGGGGTTTTATAATCTCGAGAGTAGTTAACGGTGCTAGTCATGCAGCCATACAGTATTCGTCTTTCACAACAC TCACAGAGGTAGCGAATGAAAAACACAGACAATGGATGGGAATTGCTTACAACGTTGGCTATGCCACAGGGATAGTAATTGTGCCAGGTGTAGCTTATTTGCTACACGAATGGAGATATATTCAATTAGCAATATCTTTGCCGGCTTTGCTTTTGCTAATACATTTGTG GCTTATGCCAGAATCTCCACGATGGCTGATAGCTCACAATCGTCGACAGGAGGCGAAGAGTTTAATCGATAGAGCATCTAAAGGAAGTCCTGATGCAGAAATGAGCACGTCATTGACACCAACCATACGAATACAAGAGTTAAAACAAGAATCGAAGGATTCCAAAGAAGGATTGCATAAAAGTATCAAAGGATTTTGGGTGCTTCTTAGCAATAGTGAATTACGAAAGAGGATTCTTATCACGAATTTTACTTGGATGACAGCTTCTCTGACTTATTACGCGTTAG CGTTAAATGTGAACAATTTCTCAACAAATCGGTACATTTACGTGTTGGTAATGGGTCTAACCGAAATACCAGCTTATTTGATACCGACACCGATTCTAATGATTATGGGACGACGTCCAGGAAGCGCAAGTTTATATGTCATAGCTACGTTATGTCTACTCTGTATTCTCGCAATTCCAACGACTGAAAGCGATGTAATTATGACCGTATCCTTAATTGGTAGATTCAGCGCGTCAGCTGCTTATGGCATCGTTATTCTATATAGCTCGGAACTTTTCCCCACG GTCTGCAGAAACTCCGCGGTTGGTACGAATTCTGCGATGTCGCATGTCGGAAGTGTAGCCGCGCCTTATGTCGCTGATTTATTAGGAGCTGTTGTATGGTGGGGACCAACGACTCTTTGCGGCGGCTTAGCTTTAATAGCAAGTATACTATGTTCGATTTTGCCGGAAACTCGGGGCAGGCCGTTAGCGAACACCGTCGACGAGGAAATTACGGAAGAACGAGAGAACGTGTCGTTTTATAACGCTTGCAA GACTCACTCTTCAAATGAAGCAAGATCAATCTGTATTTCTAACAAAAGTGTAACTgtgttttaa
- the LOC126871152 gene encoding organic cation transporter protein-like isoform X2: MPANGGNDRGRMKDTDPLLEALDKLGYGSSFLWIIFIFTLTPTIFNGMHSMSYIFIAETPTHWCAIPSLTAANWTDEEIRNISSTTSCTMYDYNYEDFAYIGFEKALEYKMSNPLPKSISCEVRSFANDIDGTSLVQDWDLVCDKTAARSSTHMALSLGKLLGSALFGVIADKYGRKICYVIGIIMLITSGPAGAIVPWYWGFIISRVVNGASHAAIQYSSFTTLTEVANEKHRQWMGIAYNVGYATGIVIVPGVAYLLHEWRYIQLAISLPALLLLIHLWLMPESPRWLIAHNRRQEAKSLIDRASKGSPDAEMSTSLTPTIRIQELKQESKDSKEGLHKSIKGFWVLLSNSELRKRILITNFTWMTASLTYYALALNVNNFSTNRYIYVLVMGLTEIPAYLIPTPILMIMGRRPGSASLYVIATLCLLCILAIPTTESDVIMTVSLIGRFSASAAYGIVILYSSELFPTVCRNSAVGTNSAMSHVGSVAAPYVADLLGAVVWWGPTTLCGGLALIASILCSILPETRGRPLANTVDEEITEERENVSFYNACKTHSSNEARSICISNKSVTVF; encoded by the exons ATGCCCGCCAATGGAGGTAATGATAGAGGAAGAATGAAAGACACGGATCCGCTGCTCGAAGCGCTTGATAAACTCGGATATGGGTCCAGCTTTTTATGgataatattcatttttacaCTGACACCGACGATATTCAATGGGATGCACTCCATGTCTTATATCTTTATTGCCGAA ACTCCCACACATTGGTGTGCAATACCAAGTTTGACTGCCGCGAATTGGACGGACGAAGAAATAAGAAACATCTCATCGACCACTTCATGTACTATGTACGATTATAATTATGAAGACTTTGCGTATATTGGATTCGAGAAAGCGTTAGAATATAAAATGTCGAATCCTCTACCTAAGTCGATTTCCTGTGAAGTAAGGAGTTTCGCAAATGATATCGATGGAACTTCTCTCGTGCAAGAT tgGGATTTGGTGTGCGACAAAACCGCGGCCCGTTCGAGCACGCACATGGCTTTGTCCCTTGGAAAATTATTGGGTAGCGCTTTGTTCGGAGTCATCGCAGATAAATATGGGCGAAAAATCTGTTACGTTATTGGAATAATAATGTTAATCACCTCTGGTCCAGCTGGTGCGATCGTGCCGTGGTATTGGGGTTTTATAATCTCGAGAGTAGTTAACGGTGCTAGTCATGCAGCCATACAGTATTCGTCTTTCACAACAC TCACAGAGGTAGCGAATGAAAAACACAGACAATGGATGGGAATTGCTTACAACGTTGGCTATGCCACAGGGATAGTAATTGTGCCAGGTGTAGCTTATTTGCTACACGAATGGAGATATATTCAATTAGCAATATCTTTGCCGGCTTTGCTTTTGCTAATACATTTGTG GCTTATGCCAGAATCTCCACGATGGCTGATAGCTCACAATCGTCGACAGGAGGCGAAGAGTTTAATCGATAGAGCATCTAAAGGAAGTCCTGATGCAGAAATGAGCACGTCATTGACACCAACCATACGAATACAAGAGTTAAAACAAGAATCGAAGGATTCCAAAGAAGGATTGCATAAAAGTATCAAAGGATTTTGGGTGCTTCTTAGCAATAGTGAATTACGAAAGAGGATTCTTATCACGAATTTTACTTGGATGACAGCTTCTCTGACTTATTACGCGTTAG CGTTAAATGTGAACAATTTCTCAACAAATCGGTACATTTACGTGTTGGTAATGGGTCTAACCGAAATACCAGCTTATTTGATACCGACACCGATTCTAATGATTATGGGACGACGTCCAGGAAGCGCAAGTTTATATGTCATAGCTACGTTATGTCTACTCTGTATTCTCGCAATTCCAACGACTGAAAGCGATGTAATTATGACCGTATCCTTAATTGGTAGATTCAGCGCGTCAGCTGCTTATGGCATCGTTATTCTATATAGCTCGGAACTTTTCCCCACG GTCTGCAGAAACTCCGCGGTTGGTACGAATTCTGCGATGTCGCATGTCGGAAGTGTAGCCGCGCCTTATGTCGCTGATTTATTAGGAGCTGTTGTATGGTGGGGACCAACGACTCTTTGCGGCGGCTTAGCTTTAATAGCAAGTATACTATGTTCGATTTTGCCGGAAACTCGGGGCAGGCCGTTAGCGAACACCGTCGACGAGGAAATTACGGAAGAACGAGAGAACGTGTCGTTTTATAACGCTTGCAA GACTCACTCTTCAAATGAAGCAAGATCAATCTGTATTTCTAACAAAAGTGTAACTgtgttttaa